One Desulfobulbus oligotrophicus DNA segment encodes these proteins:
- a CDS encoding MFS transporter, with protein MQYELNDNTACHLGDKSGETGRFVNNYFDGIPVRGIHALLFFIIMAAYFFEQFDNWNFGFLAPALSQSWGLKPTDIATIMFWYFIGMTSGGFLGGVISDLIGRRPTFLISIVVFSVSSVITGFTDSFVIFTLFRALTGFGVFCMMVTSQAYIAEMAPCESRGMWQGRVAAIGFCAVPFVALACRMVVPMAEEAWRWIFYAGGLGLVPFLLGLRYLKESPRWLVAHGRIKEAEEVVTYMTGKDIDLSEAAKKVPPKIAFMDVLIGMFTRKYIGRTLLLIFIFVTTVPAGFLVANWTPQLLKMLGFSVKDTLTAMTIISIGVPLGCFLNSVVADKGGRKIPLAILIVFASITAFTFGGMKSLTMLTIAGFLVTVFNMALSFLLFSYTAESYPTRMRNTATGFHNGLARLSVSGSQFFIPMIHGAYGFTGIFTAVGILFFLPVIPLLIWGRRTGGKSLEEIE; from the coding sequence ATGCAATACGAACTCAACGACAACACCGCCTGTCACCTGGGTGACAAGTCCGGCGAAACCGGGCGGTTTGTCAACAACTACTTTGACGGTATCCCGGTCCGTGGTATTCACGCCCTGCTGTTTTTCATCATCATGGCAGCCTATTTCTTTGAACAGTTCGACAACTGGAACTTCGGCTTTCTGGCCCCGGCCCTGTCGCAGTCCTGGGGATTGAAACCAACAGACATCGCCACCATTATGTTCTGGTACTTCATCGGTATGACCTCCGGTGGTTTTCTGGGCGGCGTTATCTCAGATCTTATCGGTCGACGACCGACCTTCCTCATCTCCATCGTCGTCTTTTCAGTGAGTTCGGTGATCACCGGATTCACCGACAGCTTCGTTATCTTCACCCTGTTCCGGGCGTTGACCGGTTTCGGTGTGTTCTGCATGATGGTCACCTCCCAGGCCTACATTGCTGAGATGGCGCCCTGCGAAAGCCGTGGCATGTGGCAGGGACGGGTGGCTGCCATCGGCTTTTGCGCTGTCCCCTTTGTTGCCCTTGCCTGCCGAATGGTCGTCCCCATGGCTGAGGAGGCGTGGCGGTGGATTTTTTACGCCGGTGGCCTTGGCCTTGTCCCCTTCCTGCTCGGACTCAGATATCTTAAGGAGTCACCTCGCTGGCTGGTGGCCCACGGTCGTATCAAGGAGGCTGAGGAGGTGGTCACCTATATGACCGGCAAAGACATCGATCTTTCCGAAGCCGCAAAAAAAGTCCCGCCGAAAATTGCCTTCATGGACGTGCTCATCGGCATGTTTACCCGCAAGTATATCGGCCGTACCCTGTTACTTATCTTTATCTTTGTCACCACTGTACCAGCCGGCTTCCTGGTGGCCAACTGGACACCACAACTCCTCAAGATGCTTGGTTTTTCAGTGAAAGACACCCTGACCGCCATGACCATTATCAGTATCGGTGTACCGCTGGGCTGTTTTCTTAACTCGGTGGTTGCCGACAAGGGGGGACGTAAAATACCACTTGCCATTCTGATCGTCTTTGCCTCGATCACCGCCTTCACCTTTGGTGGCATGAAATCGTTGACCATGCTGACCATTGCCGGTTTCCTGGTCACGGTCTTCAACATGGCACTGAGTTTTCTGCTCTTCTCCTACACAGCAGAGAGCTATCCGACCCGCATGCGAAATACTGCCACCGGTTTCCACAATGGACTGGCCCGGCTCTCCGTATCCGGTTCACAGTTCTTCATTCCCATGATTCACGGAGCCTACGGATTTACGGGAATCTTCACCGCCGTGGGTATTCTCTTCTTCCTGCCGGTTATCCCGCTGCTCATCTGGGGCAGACGTACCGGTGGTAAAAGCCTGGAAGAGATCGAATAA
- a CDS encoding aryl-sulfate sulfotransferase, which translates to MTTRIRYTSQEHLITRQNRAEKAFLDAFKAEKPTFEQPKVVVNPYLINPLCALIMFTTPNAVAPTLTIHGKRYERENITHTFKAATEHALPVLGLYEDFANRVTVTLPDGNSTTVTIQTGKLPEDICRCLNIQTSPDYLGDNIMFLTPAGKNLPTAYDYKGDIRWLLTENTMFDIKRMKNGNIVTGSSRFCHMPYNSTGMIEINLLGKIYKEYRMPGNYHHDHFEMEDGNLLALTQDFSRDTVEDMCVLIDRNTGDILKTWDYRKVLPMDVGGSGSQDAHDWFHNNAVWYDKPTHSLTLSGRHQDAVINIDYDTGELNWIIGDPEGWPQDLVDKYFFTPVGDLSKFDWQYEQHACVVCPNGDVMCFDNGQYRAKVKEKYIENKDNFSRGVRYRIDTDKMEIEQVWQYGKERGPEFFSPYICNVEYYGEGHYMTHSGGIGRENGYASKSLGAFLDMQDPNVELRSITVEEKDGVVLYELETEGNFYRAEKLPFYHDGDNLVFGEGKLIGSLEVTEEFDTVPDAEEVHELPPSFHEILIEEDEDRFVFHGKFEKGTLAMLCLENEKESHNYFINTAAVLHLAMCSGAFLSDDDRDVKIHISKLGLQGIFHIKLIINEKKYQTGVTILCP; encoded by the coding sequence ATGACAACCCGAATCCGTTACACCAGCCAGGAACACCTCATTACCCGCCAAAACCGAGCTGAAAAGGCCTTCCTCGATGCCTTTAAGGCGGAAAAACCCACCTTTGAACAACCCAAGGTCGTGGTCAACCCCTACCTCATCAATCCCCTGTGTGCCCTGATCATGTTCACCACACCAAATGCCGTGGCCCCGACCCTTACCATCCACGGCAAACGGTACGAGCGGGAGAACATCACCCACACCTTCAAAGCCGCAACCGAACATGCCCTGCCGGTACTCGGTCTCTACGAGGACTTTGCCAACAGAGTGACCGTCACCCTGCCCGACGGCAACAGCACCACGGTCACTATCCAGACCGGCAAGCTCCCGGAGGATATCTGTCGTTGCCTCAACATCCAGACCTCACCCGACTACCTGGGCGACAACATCATGTTTCTCACCCCGGCCGGTAAAAACCTGCCCACTGCCTATGACTACAAGGGTGACATCCGTTGGTTACTCACGGAAAATACCATGTTCGACATCAAGCGGATGAAAAACGGGAACATTGTCACCGGATCCAGCCGTTTTTGCCACATGCCCTATAACTCCACCGGCATGATCGAGATCAACCTGCTGGGAAAGATCTATAAAGAATATCGCATGCCGGGCAACTACCACCACGACCATTTTGAGATGGAAGATGGTAATCTCCTGGCACTAACCCAGGATTTCAGCCGCGATACTGTAGAAGATATGTGTGTGCTCATCGACCGCAACACCGGGGACATCCTTAAGACCTGGGACTATCGCAAGGTCCTGCCCATGGATGTCGGCGGGTCCGGTTCACAGGATGCTCACGACTGGTTCCACAACAACGCTGTCTGGTACGATAAACCCACCCACAGCCTGACCCTGTCCGGCCGGCATCAGGATGCCGTTATCAACATTGATTATGACACCGGCGAGCTCAACTGGATCATCGGTGACCCGGAAGGCTGGCCGCAGGATCTGGTTGACAAATATTTTTTTACACCCGTGGGCGATCTGTCCAAGTTCGACTGGCAGTATGAACAGCATGCCTGTGTGGTCTGTCCGAACGGTGATGTGATGTGTTTTGACAACGGCCAGTACCGTGCCAAGGTCAAAGAAAAATATATTGAAAATAAAGACAACTTCTCCCGAGGTGTGCGCTACCGCATCGATACCGACAAGATGGAGATCGAACAGGTCTGGCAGTACGGTAAGGAACGTGGCCCGGAGTTCTTCAGCCCCTACATCTGCAACGTCGAGTACTACGGCGAAGGCCATTACATGACCCACTCCGGTGGTATCGGCCGTGAAAATGGCTATGCCAGTAAATCTTTAGGTGCTTTTCTTGACATGCAGGACCCGAACGTTGAACTTCGTTCGATCACTGTTGAGGAAAAAGACGGTGTTGTGCTCTACGAGCTGGAGACCGAGGGTAACTTTTACCGGGCTGAGAAACTGCCGTTCTACCACGACGGCGACAATCTGGTCTTTGGAGAAGGTAAACTGATCGGTAGCCTGGAGGTGACCGAAGAGTTCGACACTGTACCCGATGCAGAAGAGGTACATGAACTGCCGCCGAGCTTCCACGAAATCCTTATTGAAGAAGATGAAGACCGCTTTGTCTTCCACGGCAAATTTGAAAAGGGCACTCTGGCCATGCTCTGTCTTGAAAACGAGAAAGAGAGCCATAATTACTTTATCAACACCGCCGCTGTGTTACATCTGGCCATGTGCTCCGGCGCTTTCCTGTCGGATGACGACCGTGACGTCAAGATCCATATCAGCAAACTGGGACTGCAGGGCATATTCCATATCAAACTGATCATCAACGAGAAGAAGTACCAGACCGGCGTAACGATCCTTTGCCCGTAA
- a CDS encoding thioredoxin family protein, with protein sequence MITEITEKDYESLDHNVPMLIEFYSKTCGPCKMLSFVLKDIAKQNPDFPIYIIDFDENRELKERLGVKGFPTMLFFKDGKEVSRLEGLKQKPVIIKAIEAIA encoded by the coding sequence ATGATTACCGAAATAACTGAAAAAGACTATGAGTCCCTTGATCACAATGTCCCCATGTTGATCGAGTTTTATTCCAAGACCTGCGGACCGTGCAAGATGCTGTCCTTTGTCCTCAAGGACATTGCCAAGCAAAACCCCGACTTTCCCATCTATATCATCGACTTCGACGAGAACCGGGAACTGAAAGAACGTCTTGGTGTCAAGGGCTTCCCCACCATGCTGTTCTTCAAGGACGGCAAAGAGGTCAGCCGCCTGGAAGGTCTGAAACAAAAACCCGTTATCATTAAAGCGATCGAAGCGATCGCCTGA
- a CDS encoding NAD(P)/FAD-dependent oxidoreductase translates to MENIYDIVIVGAGPAGMTAAIYAVRANMKVLLLDRLSPGGQMVNTNEIENYTGAGKLSGADLAIKMFEHTQELGVEFDYKTVIDISNSDSLKTITCEEDDAVYQARAVILATGTVPRRLGVPGEEEWAANGISWCAICDGAQYRDKEVVVIGGGNSAVEESIYLAGICTKLTIVTMFDLTADPKACDQLRKMPNVTIYPYQEVLEFTGTDRITGVRFKSTKEDATERYVTCDGVFEYIGFSASSEAFAKLGIVDRTGCIEADSRMRTSVPGIFGAGDITVKHLRQIVTACSDGAVAANSAAAYVESLKQ, encoded by the coding sequence ATGGAAAACATTTATGACATCGTCATCGTTGGAGCTGGTCCGGCCGGTATGACCGCAGCCATTTATGCCGTTCGCGCCAATATGAAAGTATTGTTGCTCGACCGGTTGTCGCCCGGCGGGCAAATGGTCAACACCAATGAAATCGAAAACTACACCGGTGCCGGTAAACTGAGCGGTGCCGACCTGGCTATTAAGATGTTTGAACACACCCAGGAACTTGGCGTGGAATTTGATTACAAAACCGTCATCGATATCAGTAACAGCGATTCTTTAAAAACCATTACCTGCGAAGAGGACGACGCCGTATATCAGGCCCGGGCAGTGATTCTCGCCACCGGTACTGTACCGCGACGCCTCGGCGTTCCCGGAGAAGAAGAGTGGGCGGCCAACGGTATCAGCTGGTGTGCAATATGCGATGGCGCCCAGTATCGTGACAAAGAGGTGGTGGTCATCGGCGGTGGCAACTCGGCGGTTGAGGAGTCCATTTATCTCGCCGGCATCTGCACCAAGCTGACGATTGTCACCATGTTCGACCTGACCGCTGATCCAAAGGCCTGCGACCAGCTGCGGAAGATGCCCAATGTCACCATCTATCCGTACCAGGAAGTCTTAGAATTTACCGGTACCGACCGCATAACCGGTGTGCGCTTTAAATCAACCAAAGAAGACGCCACCGAACGGTACGTCACCTGCGACGGTGTCTTTGAATACATCGGTTTTTCAGCATCATCCGAAGCCTTTGCCAAGCTCGGCATTGTCGACCGCACCGGTTGTATTGAGGCCGACAGCCGGATGCGCACCTCTGTTCCCGGTATCTTCGGAGCAGGCGACATCACGGTCAAGCATCTCAGGCAGATTGTCACCGCCTGTTCAGACGGGGCCGTGGCAGCGAACAGCGCCGCTGCCTATGTTGAATCTCTCAAACAGTAA
- a CDS encoding Bax inhibitor-1/YccA family protein yields the protein MQTQVGTHEITLAKARQQASTIFLAKVFNWMAAGLAVTGVIAYFVAQSGLVASLIASPIFFILVLAELGMVFYLSARIEKIQPGTATGLFVTYSALNGVTLSTIFLAYTHASIAATFLVTAGMFAAMAVFGLVTKRDLSGMGSFMFMGLIGLILASIVNIFLKSTAVYWAISAIGVLVFVGLTAYDVQKIKQIGEQGIMEQGEAAIRKGAIIGALALYLDFINLFLMLLRFFGGSRD from the coding sequence ATGCAGACGCAGGTTGGTACCCACGAAATTACTTTGGCGAAGGCCCGGCAGCAGGCTTCGACTATCTTTCTGGCAAAAGTGTTTAACTGGATGGCTGCCGGTTTGGCCGTTACCGGTGTTATCGCCTATTTTGTTGCCCAGTCCGGCCTGGTGGCTTCCCTGATTGCCAGTCCCATCTTCTTTATACTGGTCCTGGCTGAGCTTGGTATGGTTTTTTATCTTTCCGCCCGTATCGAGAAAATTCAACCGGGAACCGCCACCGGCCTTTTTGTCACCTATTCGGCCCTTAACGGCGTGACTTTATCGACTATTTTTCTTGCCTACACCCATGCCTCCATTGCCGCCACCTTTTTAGTCACTGCGGGTATGTTTGCGGCAATGGCTGTTTTCGGTCTGGTCACGAAACGCGACCTTTCCGGAATGGGCTCATTTATGTTCATGGGGCTGATCGGCCTTATCCTGGCTTCAATCGTGAACATCTTTTTGAAAAGCACTGCTGTGTACTGGGCAATTTCAGCGATTGGTGTTTTGGTTTTTGTTGGGCTGACCGCTTATGATGTCCAGAAAATTAAACAGATCGGTGAACAGGGTATTATGGAACAGGGCGAGGCAGCTATCCGTAAAGGAGCCATTATCGGTGCCCTGGCTCTTTACCTCGACTTTATCAATCTTTTTCTTATGCTGCTCCGTTTTTTCGGCGGTAGCCGTGATTAA
- a CDS encoding manganese-dependent inorganic pyrophosphatase, with protein MSVYVIGHKSPDTDSVTAAIAYAALMKAKGEDYVPAVSGKLNPESEMVLKQFGFATPELLTDATGKKIALVDHSDLTQAPDNLNAGEVVAVVDHHKIGDVTTNQPIFFFNMPVGCTGTVLKILYDMEGVKVEPKVAGLMLAAILSDTVNFKSPTTTDADKKAVKELAAIAGVTDTEGLFMEMLKAKSAVAGVPAMDLLHRDYKDFDMNGKKVGVGQLELATLDQVADMRDALYNAMKEQKGTERHSVLLMLTDVVKEGTDLMVISDDPALIEGAFGDKLDGVSMWIDGMMSRKKQTVPNLQKAFGC; from the coding sequence ATGTCTGTTTATGTTATTGGTCACAAAAGTCCGGATACCGATTCTGTCACCGCTGCTATTGCCTATGCTGCATTGATGAAGGCAAAAGGCGAGGATTATGTTCCCGCTGTCTCTGGTAAGTTGAATCCTGAATCCGAGATGGTACTTAAGCAGTTCGGTTTTGCCACACCCGAACTTCTGACCGATGCCACCGGCAAGAAGATTGCCCTTGTCGATCACAGCGATCTTACCCAGGCTCCCGATAACCTGAATGCCGGTGAAGTTGTCGCTGTTGTTGATCATCACAAGATCGGTGATGTGACCACAAACCAGCCGATTTTCTTTTTCAATATGCCGGTTGGCTGCACCGGTACAGTCCTTAAGATTCTCTATGATATGGAAGGTGTCAAAGTTGAGCCGAAGGTTGCAGGATTGATGCTGGCCGCCATCTTAAGCGATACCGTTAACTTCAAGTCCCCAACCACCACCGACGCTGACAAGAAGGCTGTTAAAGAACTGGCAGCCATTGCCGGCGTGACTGACACCGAGGGTCTGTTCATGGAGATGCTGAAGGCAAAGAGCGCTGTTGCCGGAGTACCTGCCATGGATCTGCTCCACCGTGATTACAAGGATTTTGATATGAACGGCAAGAAGGTTGGTGTGGGACAGCTTGAACTTGCCACCCTTGATCAGGTTGCTGATATGCGTGATGCCCTTTACAATGCCATGAAAGAGCAGAAGGGGACAGAACGTCACTCGGTTTTGCTCATGCTGACCGATGTGGTGAAAGAGGGGACTGATCTGATGGTCATTTCCGATGATCCGGCTTTGATAGAAGGTGCTTTTGGTGACAAACTGGACGGCGTTTCAATGTGGATCGATGGTATGATGAGTCGTAAAAAGCAGACTGTTCCCAACCTGCAAAAGGCTTTTGGCTGCTAA
- a CDS encoding bifunctional UDP-sugar hydrolase/5'-nucleotidase has protein sequence MGGLSKKASLIQELQRDGQQPNLVVTGGNLLFPTDHLDAADAQKAELATSAGVLAATQKMGATFAGIGSLDLAAGMEWLQQLHKPPAFNWLSANLVDPTSLKPLFTPILHRQAGRVKIAILAVTDHTAFQNTGRDFIVQDWRATLPASVATAEKDTDFVLLLSNYPYSENLEIARAFSSIDVILQTGHAIGNMNPIPVNNALLIQTDIRGKYLGVLDIDWQHRGAWTELPIPLDQKGAQQAASTYSNRFLPIRQSLVSDLNIEALLQEAQQTADAFTEKLLCGNERK, from the coding sequence TTGGGCGGTCTGTCCAAAAAAGCTTCCCTGATTCAAGAGTTGCAACGAGATGGTCAGCAGCCAAACCTGGTGGTCACCGGCGGCAACCTTCTTTTCCCCACCGATCACCTGGATGCAGCAGACGCTCAAAAAGCAGAACTGGCGACCAGTGCAGGCGTCCTTGCCGCCACTCAAAAGATGGGGGCAACCTTTGCCGGCATCGGCTCACTGGACCTGGCCGCAGGGATGGAATGGCTGCAGCAGTTGCACAAACCGCCGGCTTTCAACTGGCTGTCGGCAAATCTTGTTGACCCGACTTCGCTCAAGCCCCTGTTTACACCCATACTCCACCGCCAGGCCGGTCGTGTCAAAATAGCCATTCTGGCTGTTACCGATCACACTGCTTTTCAAAATACCGGGCGTGATTTTATTGTCCAGGATTGGCGGGCAACATTACCGGCAAGTGTTGCGACGGCAGAGAAGGACACGGATTTCGTGCTGTTGTTGTCGAACTACCCCTACAGTGAAAATCTGGAAATCGCGCGTGCCTTCAGCTCGATAGATGTAATCCTGCAGACCGGTCATGCCATCGGTAATATGAACCCGATACCGGTCAACAATGCGCTTCTTATACAAACAGATATCCGTGGTAAATATCTTGGTGTGCTTGATATTGATTGGCAACACCGCGGCGCATGGACCGAGCTGCCGATTCCATTAGACCAGAAGGGGGCACAACAGGCAGCCTCCACCTACAGCAATCGCTTCCTGCCGATTCGACAGTCTTTGGTCAGCGATCTTAACATTGAGGCCTTACTGCAAGAGGCGCAGCAAACGGCAGATGCATTCACCGAAAAACTCCTCTGCGGTAATGAGAGAAAGTAG
- a CDS encoding replication-associated recombination protein A has translation MTVPTSHQRPLAERMRPKSLKNFIGQEHLVGEGKLLCQLIDSGAIPSLILWGPPGSGKTTLATLLAHTISAHFVFFSAVLSGVKEIRQIVKDAQELREQTDKPTILFVDEIHRFNKSQQDAFLPHVESGLLTLIGATTENPSFEITAPLLSRCQVLPLHPLTPHDIEQMVQRALTDTEHGLGSYHLGIDEAALHLLCRAADGDGRRALNYLETAARLTVEAKDQEDSVSSDTPTISSTTIATTLQQKTLRYDAKGEEHYNLISALHKSMRDSDPDGAVYWLGRMLASGEDPLYLARRMIRFASEDIGNADPQALRVALDCREAYHLLGTPEGELALMQATIYLATAPKSNAVYLCTKSVQKDIQRTGSLPVPLHLRNAPTALMREFGYGRGYQYAHDHRDGIVFQEHLPPELTGTTYYEPTTRGYEAVIKDRLTKWKQILEKRQQHTQTPPAV, from the coding sequence ATGACAGTCCCTACATCGCACCAGCGTCCGCTTGCCGAACGGATGCGTCCCAAAAGTCTCAAGAACTTCATCGGTCAGGAACACCTGGTCGGAGAAGGCAAGCTTCTCTGTCAGCTCATTGACAGCGGGGCCATACCGTCACTGATCCTCTGGGGGCCGCCCGGTTCCGGGAAAACAACGCTGGCCACTCTTCTTGCCCACACGATCTCCGCCCATTTTGTCTTTTTCTCCGCCGTCCTTTCCGGGGTCAAGGAGATACGGCAAATCGTCAAAGATGCTCAGGAGCTTCGTGAGCAAACCGACAAACCAACGATTCTCTTTGTCGATGAAATTCATCGATTCAATAAAAGTCAACAAGATGCCTTCCTCCCGCATGTGGAAAGCGGCCTGCTGACTTTGATCGGAGCAACCACTGAAAATCCGTCTTTTGAAATCACGGCACCCCTTCTCTCCCGCTGCCAGGTTCTCCCCCTCCATCCGCTTACTCCCCACGATATAGAGCAGATGGTGCAACGTGCCCTGACCGACACAGAACATGGACTGGGCTCGTATCATCTGGGTATTGACGAAGCAGCGCTACACCTGCTCTGCAGGGCTGCAGACGGTGACGGCCGCCGCGCCCTGAACTATCTGGAAACAGCCGCCAGGCTTACCGTGGAGGCCAAAGACCAGGAGGACTCGGTGTCTTCAGACACCCCCACCATCTCTTCGACAACCATAGCTACAACACTCCAGCAGAAAACACTCCGCTACGATGCCAAGGGAGAAGAACACTACAATCTGATCTCCGCCCTCCACAAGAGCATGCGTGACAGTGATCCCGACGGGGCGGTCTACTGGCTGGGCCGGATGCTTGCCAGCGGTGAAGATCCCCTTTATCTTGCCCGGCGAATGATCCGCTTTGCCTCTGAAGACATCGGTAACGCCGACCCCCAGGCTCTGCGCGTTGCACTCGACTGCCGGGAGGCCTACCATCTGCTGGGCACCCCTGAAGGTGAACTGGCCCTGATGCAGGCAACCATCTATCTGGCAACCGCACCCAAGAGCAATGCCGTCTACCTGTGCACCAAAAGCGTCCAGAAGGATATCCAGCGTACCGGATCCCTGCCGGTTCCTCTTCACCTGCGCAATGCACCGACCGCACTCATGCGGGAGTTTGGTTACGGCCGGGGGTACCAGTACGCCCATGATCATCGTGACGGCATAGTCTTTCAGGAACACCTACCCCCGGAACTCACCGGCACCACCTACTACGAACCGACCACCCGCGGCTATGAGGCCGTCATTAAAGACCGACTCACTAAATGGAAACAGATTCTTGAAAAACGTCAACAACATACACAGACTCCACCAGCAGTATAA
- a CDS encoding adenylate/guanylate cyclase domain-containing protein — protein MCAAAILFATDDVQATTIASALPWLEIIRCRNAEAGQELCTGYKVCLALIVTDHPDDEGYQFFARLCTLQPGVAGVLFTSTVDFDLVRGALEAGFSGLVKLPINTAQAEQVVRQALERHHLQQENIRLRTLLPLYRLGEQFAAASSENEILEHLLDAVSVQTGASRISVMLFQPNEGYLRIAASRGMESALVEAIQQLPGEQIAGWVFQQGKPVILNKEDQTASLFAPLLQQPDVVSAISYPLKIRDRNIGVLNISQKETDDRFSEADNEMLAILCSQTAVAIENLRGSMQLAATTRLRTLFEQYVAPEVAELLLKEPANLTEVGDIKQVTILFADIRNFTRLVQHVDLQPLRQFLNEFFQFFTEEVFRYQGTIDKFMGDAVLAVFGAPVQLEAPSLAAAHAALAIKERFTVFRDQWISRSPAFQPVDLGIAITSGTVFFGNIGSARRLDYTVIGNEVNIAQRLAAKAWASRVYVTESVLREIGDYFAVEDVGEIALRGVEKKVQTFSLIGKKTENTMP, from the coding sequence ATGTGCGCAGCTGCCATTCTTTTTGCAACAGATGATGTCCAGGCCACAACAATCGCATCGGCGCTTCCGTGGCTTGAAATTATCCGTTGTCGAAATGCGGAAGCAGGCCAGGAACTTTGCACAGGCTATAAAGTCTGCCTGGCCCTCATTGTAACCGATCATCCCGATGATGAGGGATATCAGTTTTTTGCCAGGTTGTGCACATTACAACCTGGTGTTGCCGGCGTTCTGTTTACCAGCACCGTTGACTTTGATCTGGTGCGTGGGGCTCTGGAAGCCGGCTTTTCCGGTCTGGTGAAACTGCCGATCAACACCGCACAGGCTGAACAGGTGGTGCGCCAGGCTCTGGAGCGTCATCACCTGCAACAGGAGAACATCCGTTTACGGACACTGCTGCCTCTGTACAGACTTGGTGAACAGTTTGCTGCAGCATCGAGTGAGAACGAGATTTTGGAACACCTGCTTGACGCTGTCAGTGTACAAACCGGGGCAAGCCGTATTTCAGTCATGCTCTTTCAGCCCAACGAGGGGTACCTTCGCATTGCCGCTTCCCGGGGTATGGAGAGTGCCCTGGTGGAAGCAATTCAGCAGTTACCGGGTGAACAGATTGCCGGCTGGGTGTTCCAGCAGGGGAAGCCGGTGATCCTGAATAAGGAGGACCAGACCGCCTCTCTTTTTGCACCGCTGTTGCAACAGCCGGACGTTGTTTCCGCCATTTCCTATCCATTGAAGATCAGAGACCGGAATATTGGTGTCCTCAATATCAGTCAAAAAGAAACAGATGACCGGTTTTCCGAGGCGGATAACGAGATGCTGGCCATACTCTGCAGTCAGACGGCGGTGGCCATTGAAAATCTGCGCGGGTCCATGCAGCTGGCTGCAACCACGCGTCTCCGGACCCTGTTTGAACAGTATGTGGCACCTGAGGTGGCGGAGCTGTTGCTTAAAGAACCGGCGAATTTAACGGAAGTCGGAGATATCAAACAGGTAACCATCCTGTTTGCCGATATTCGTAACTTCACGCGTCTGGTGCAACACGTTGACTTGCAGCCGTTGCGGCAGTTTCTCAACGAATTTTTTCAGTTTTTCACAGAAGAGGTGTTCCGGTATCAGGGCACTATTGACAAGTTCATGGGTGATGCGGTCCTGGCTGTTTTTGGCGCACCGGTCCAACTGGAAGCTCCGAGTCTTGCCGCTGCTCATGCCGCCTTGGCGATTAAAGAACGTTTCACTGTTTTCCGGGATCAGTGGATCAGCAGAAGCCCTGCTTTTCAACCGGTTGATTTAGGAATTGCCATCACCAGCGGTACCGTGTTCTTCGGGAACATCGGTTCAGCTCGACGCCTTGATTATACGGTGATCGGTAACGAGGTCAATATTGCACAACGGTTGGCTGCCAAGGCATGGGCAAGCAGGGTGTATGTCACCGAATCGGTGCTGAGAGAGATCGGCGATTATTTTGCTGTTGAAGATGTGGGCGAAATTGCGCTGCGCGGAGTAGAGAAAAAAGTTCAGACCTTTAGTCTGATAGGAAAAAAGACTGAAAATACCATGCCCTAA
- a CDS encoding PilZ domain-containing protein, whose translation MTIERRKSERVVDFFPLEIHALHLVSHKVIAGPFSGRIIDISDHGACLLMTQVLVNGFHIFHTTRNTDGVAIGLGFTNISADDSLVFTAHPVWLKPFQQQEVRAFRMGVQFTAEVRLDHIHEVQEALGADQEQRASWWKLHCKT comes from the coding sequence ATGACGATCGAACGACGAAAATCCGAACGTGTTGTCGATTTTTTTCCCCTTGAAATCCATGCCCTGCATCTTGTAAGTCACAAGGTGATAGCCGGTCCGTTTTCAGGAAGGATCATCGATATCTCCGACCATGGAGCCTGCCTCCTGATGACCCAGGTCCTGGTCAACGGGTTTCATATATTCCATACAACCCGGAACACGGATGGGGTGGCGATCGGCCTTGGCTTTACGAATATTAGCGCAGATGATTCACTGGTCTTTACGGCTCATCCGGTCTGGTTGAAACCTTTTCAGCAGCAGGAGGTCAGAGCCTTCAGGATGGGAGTACAGTTCACCGCTGAGGTACGCCTAGATCACATACATGAGGTACAGGAAGCACTTGGTGCGGATCAGGAACAACGCGCCTCCTGGTGGAAGCTTCACTGCAAAACATGA